A genome region from Primulina eburnea isolate SZY01 chromosome 9, ASM2296580v1, whole genome shotgun sequence includes the following:
- the LOC140842160 gene encoding uncharacterized protein isoform X1, whose product MMAGNPNWWSMNSMHPQFSSQFVFGSNPSLSPNPSESDTQHHQDFPARGSSWSQLLLGGLAVNEEENKFGGGLVQQQRKLQENSYQDLQVLNLNPSFTRDSEVDIKQDYDLDYDHHHQFQANRSSQPSNNINSSWPHQLMPVSSPTCCTTNLSHSLLNFSVEKATVTGVVEQKNHLHNQEHSSECNSIGNGGVPKKARVQHYSSPQPALKVRKEKLSDRITALHQIVSPFGKTDTASVLTEAIRHIRFLQAQIQALSGPYMRYSSADTAQHSVQERNIFSHEEHGKDSNGVRRVVKDLRSRGLCLVPISYTQHVGNDINRVDYWAPPPDLGGGF is encoded by the exons ATGATGGCTGGAAACCCTAATTGGTGGAGCATGAATAGCATGCATCCACAATTTTCTTCTCAATTTGTATTTGGTTCGAATCCTTCACTTTCTCCAAACCCTTCTGAATCTGATACTCAACATCACCAAGATTTCCCTGCTCGCGGTTCGTCATGGAGCCAACTTCTTCT AGGCGGGTTGGCTGTTAATGAAGAAGAGAACAAGTTTGGTGGCGGTCTTGTTCAGCAACAGAGGAAGCTGCAAGAGAATTCGTATCAAGACCTGCAAGTTTTGAATCTGAACCCAAGTTTCACTAGGGATTCTGAGGTCGATATCAAGCAAGATTACGACTTAGATTATGATCATCACCATCAATTTCAAGCCAACAGATCATCTCAGCCCTCCAATAATATTAATTCTAGTTGGCCGCATCAACTCATGCCAGTCTCTTCTCCCACTTGTTGTACCACAAATTTGAGCCACAGCTTGCTGAATTTCTCGGTCGAAAAGGCCACGGTGACTGGCGTCGTCGAACAGAAGAACCATCTGCATAATCAGGAGCATTCGTCTGAG TGCAACAGCATTGGGAATGGTGGGGTACCAAAGAAGGCTAGGGTTCAGCACTACTCTTCACCTCAACCAGCTTTGAAG GTGAGAAAAGAGAAGTTAAGTGATAGAATCACAGCTCTTCACCAGATTGTTTCCCCCTTCGGAAAG ACTGATACTGCTTCTGTCTTGACAGAAGCCATTCGCCATATTAGATTCCTTCAAGCTCAAATTCAG GCACTGAGCGGCCCATACATGCGCTATTCCTCTGCAGATACTGCGCAACATTCT GTTCAAGAAAGGAATATTTTTTCCCACGAAGAACATGGCAAG GACTCCAATGGTGTCCGGAGAGTAGTCAAGGACTTGAGAAGTAGAGGGCTTTGTTTGGTTCCAATATCTTACACTCAACATGTGGGTAACGACATTAACAGAGTCGATTACTGGGCTCCTCCGCCGGATCTTGGCGGAGGCTTTTGA
- the LOC140842160 gene encoding uncharacterized protein isoform X3: MMAGNPNWWSMNSMHPQFSSQFVFGSNPSLSPNPSESDTQHHQDFPARGSSWSQLLLGGLAVNEEENKFGGGLVQQQRKLQENSYQDLQVLNLNPSFTRDSEVDIKQDYDLDYDHHHQFQANRSSQPSNNINSSWPHQLMPVSSPTCCTTNLSHSLLNFSVEKATVTGVVEQKNHLHNQEHSSECNSIGNGGVPKKARVQHYSSPQPALKVRKEKLSDRITALHQIVSPFGKTDTASVLTEAIRHIRFLQAQIQVQERNIFSHEEHGKQDSNGVRRVVKDLRSRGLCLVPISYTQHVGNDINRVDYWAPPPDLGGGF; this comes from the exons ATGATGGCTGGAAACCCTAATTGGTGGAGCATGAATAGCATGCATCCACAATTTTCTTCTCAATTTGTATTTGGTTCGAATCCTTCACTTTCTCCAAACCCTTCTGAATCTGATACTCAACATCACCAAGATTTCCCTGCTCGCGGTTCGTCATGGAGCCAACTTCTTCT AGGCGGGTTGGCTGTTAATGAAGAAGAGAACAAGTTTGGTGGCGGTCTTGTTCAGCAACAGAGGAAGCTGCAAGAGAATTCGTATCAAGACCTGCAAGTTTTGAATCTGAACCCAAGTTTCACTAGGGATTCTGAGGTCGATATCAAGCAAGATTACGACTTAGATTATGATCATCACCATCAATTTCAAGCCAACAGATCATCTCAGCCCTCCAATAATATTAATTCTAGTTGGCCGCATCAACTCATGCCAGTCTCTTCTCCCACTTGTTGTACCACAAATTTGAGCCACAGCTTGCTGAATTTCTCGGTCGAAAAGGCCACGGTGACTGGCGTCGTCGAACAGAAGAACCATCTGCATAATCAGGAGCATTCGTCTGAG TGCAACAGCATTGGGAATGGTGGGGTACCAAAGAAGGCTAGGGTTCAGCACTACTCTTCACCTCAACCAGCTTTGAAG GTGAGAAAAGAGAAGTTAAGTGATAGAATCACAGCTCTTCACCAGATTGTTTCCCCCTTCGGAAAG ACTGATACTGCTTCTGTCTTGACAGAAGCCATTCGCCATATTAGATTCCTTCAAGCTCAAATTCAG GTTCAAGAAAGGAATATTTTTTCCCACGAAGAACATGGCAAG CAGGACTCCAATGGTGTCCGGAGAGTAGTCAAGGACTTGAGAAGTAGAGGGCTTTGTTTGGTTCCAATATCTTACACTCAACATGTGGGTAACGACATTAACAGAGTCGATTACTGGGCTCCTCCGCCGGATCTTGGCGGAGGCTTTTGA
- the LOC140842160 gene encoding uncharacterized protein isoform X4, with protein sequence MMAGNPNWWSMNSMHPQFSSQFVFGSNPSLSPNPSESDTQHHQDFPARGSSWSQLLLGGLAVNEEENKFGGGLVQQQRKLQENSYQDLQVLNLNPSFTRDSEVDIKQDYDLDYDHHHQFQANRSSQPSNNINSSWPHQLMPVSSPTCCTTNLSHSLLNFSVEKATVTGVVEQKNHLHNQEHSSECNSIGNGGVPKKARVQHYSSPQPALKVRKEKLSDRITALHQIVSPFGKTDTASVLTEAIRHIRFLQAQIQVQERNIFSHEEHGKDSNGVRRVVKDLRSRGLCLVPISYTQHVGNDINRVDYWAPPPDLGGGF encoded by the exons ATGATGGCTGGAAACCCTAATTGGTGGAGCATGAATAGCATGCATCCACAATTTTCTTCTCAATTTGTATTTGGTTCGAATCCTTCACTTTCTCCAAACCCTTCTGAATCTGATACTCAACATCACCAAGATTTCCCTGCTCGCGGTTCGTCATGGAGCCAACTTCTTCT AGGCGGGTTGGCTGTTAATGAAGAAGAGAACAAGTTTGGTGGCGGTCTTGTTCAGCAACAGAGGAAGCTGCAAGAGAATTCGTATCAAGACCTGCAAGTTTTGAATCTGAACCCAAGTTTCACTAGGGATTCTGAGGTCGATATCAAGCAAGATTACGACTTAGATTATGATCATCACCATCAATTTCAAGCCAACAGATCATCTCAGCCCTCCAATAATATTAATTCTAGTTGGCCGCATCAACTCATGCCAGTCTCTTCTCCCACTTGTTGTACCACAAATTTGAGCCACAGCTTGCTGAATTTCTCGGTCGAAAAGGCCACGGTGACTGGCGTCGTCGAACAGAAGAACCATCTGCATAATCAGGAGCATTCGTCTGAG TGCAACAGCATTGGGAATGGTGGGGTACCAAAGAAGGCTAGGGTTCAGCACTACTCTTCACCTCAACCAGCTTTGAAG GTGAGAAAAGAGAAGTTAAGTGATAGAATCACAGCTCTTCACCAGATTGTTTCCCCCTTCGGAAAG ACTGATACTGCTTCTGTCTTGACAGAAGCCATTCGCCATATTAGATTCCTTCAAGCTCAAATTCAG GTTCAAGAAAGGAATATTTTTTCCCACGAAGAACATGGCAAG GACTCCAATGGTGTCCGGAGAGTAGTCAAGGACTTGAGAAGTAGAGGGCTTTGTTTGGTTCCAATATCTTACACTCAACATGTGGGTAACGACATTAACAGAGTCGATTACTGGGCTCCTCCGCCGGATCTTGGCGGAGGCTTTTGA
- the LOC140842160 gene encoding uncharacterized protein isoform X5 → MMAGNPNWWSMNSMHPQFSSQFVFGSNPSLSPNPSESDTQHHQDFPARGSSWSQLLLGGLAVNEEENKFGGGLVQQQRKLQENSYQDLQVLNLNPSFTRDSEVDIKQDYDLDYDHHHQFQANRSSQPSNNINSSWPHQLMPVSSPTCCTTNLSHSLLNFSVEKATVTGVVEQKNHLHNQEHSSECNSIGNGGVPKKARVQHYSSPQPALKVRKEKLSDRITALHQIVSPFGKTDTASVLTEAIRHIRFLQAQIQDSNGVRRVVKDLRSRGLCLVPISYTQHVGNDINRVDYWAPPPDLGGGF, encoded by the exons ATGATGGCTGGAAACCCTAATTGGTGGAGCATGAATAGCATGCATCCACAATTTTCTTCTCAATTTGTATTTGGTTCGAATCCTTCACTTTCTCCAAACCCTTCTGAATCTGATACTCAACATCACCAAGATTTCCCTGCTCGCGGTTCGTCATGGAGCCAACTTCTTCT AGGCGGGTTGGCTGTTAATGAAGAAGAGAACAAGTTTGGTGGCGGTCTTGTTCAGCAACAGAGGAAGCTGCAAGAGAATTCGTATCAAGACCTGCAAGTTTTGAATCTGAACCCAAGTTTCACTAGGGATTCTGAGGTCGATATCAAGCAAGATTACGACTTAGATTATGATCATCACCATCAATTTCAAGCCAACAGATCATCTCAGCCCTCCAATAATATTAATTCTAGTTGGCCGCATCAACTCATGCCAGTCTCTTCTCCCACTTGTTGTACCACAAATTTGAGCCACAGCTTGCTGAATTTCTCGGTCGAAAAGGCCACGGTGACTGGCGTCGTCGAACAGAAGAACCATCTGCATAATCAGGAGCATTCGTCTGAG TGCAACAGCATTGGGAATGGTGGGGTACCAAAGAAGGCTAGGGTTCAGCACTACTCTTCACCTCAACCAGCTTTGAAG GTGAGAAAAGAGAAGTTAAGTGATAGAATCACAGCTCTTCACCAGATTGTTTCCCCCTTCGGAAAG ACTGATACTGCTTCTGTCTTGACAGAAGCCATTCGCCATATTAGATTCCTTCAAGCTCAAATTCAG GACTCCAATGGTGTCCGGAGAGTAGTCAAGGACTTGAGAAGTAGAGGGCTTTGTTTGGTTCCAATATCTTACACTCAACATGTGGGTAACGACATTAACAGAGTCGATTACTGGGCTCCTCCGCCGGATCTTGGCGGAGGCTTTTGA
- the LOC140842160 gene encoding transcription factor bHLH113-like isoform X2: MMAGNPNWWSMNSMHPQFSSQFVFGSNPSLSPNPSESDTQHHQDFPARGSSWSQLLLGGLAVNEEENKFGGGLVQQQRKLQENSYQDLQVLNLNPSFTRDSEVDIKQDYDLDYDHHHQFQANRSSQPSNNINSSWPHQLMPVSSPTCCTTNLSHSLLNFSVEKATVTGVVEQKNHLHNQEHSSECNSIGNGGVPKKARVQHYSSPQPALKVRKEKLSDRITALHQIVSPFGKTDTASVLTEAIRHIRFLQAQIQALSGPYMRYSSADTAQHSDSNGVRRVVKDLRSRGLCLVPISYTQHVGNDINRVDYWAPPPDLGGGF; encoded by the exons ATGATGGCTGGAAACCCTAATTGGTGGAGCATGAATAGCATGCATCCACAATTTTCTTCTCAATTTGTATTTGGTTCGAATCCTTCACTTTCTCCAAACCCTTCTGAATCTGATACTCAACATCACCAAGATTTCCCTGCTCGCGGTTCGTCATGGAGCCAACTTCTTCT AGGCGGGTTGGCTGTTAATGAAGAAGAGAACAAGTTTGGTGGCGGTCTTGTTCAGCAACAGAGGAAGCTGCAAGAGAATTCGTATCAAGACCTGCAAGTTTTGAATCTGAACCCAAGTTTCACTAGGGATTCTGAGGTCGATATCAAGCAAGATTACGACTTAGATTATGATCATCACCATCAATTTCAAGCCAACAGATCATCTCAGCCCTCCAATAATATTAATTCTAGTTGGCCGCATCAACTCATGCCAGTCTCTTCTCCCACTTGTTGTACCACAAATTTGAGCCACAGCTTGCTGAATTTCTCGGTCGAAAAGGCCACGGTGACTGGCGTCGTCGAACAGAAGAACCATCTGCATAATCAGGAGCATTCGTCTGAG TGCAACAGCATTGGGAATGGTGGGGTACCAAAGAAGGCTAGGGTTCAGCACTACTCTTCACCTCAACCAGCTTTGAAG GTGAGAAAAGAGAAGTTAAGTGATAGAATCACAGCTCTTCACCAGATTGTTTCCCCCTTCGGAAAG ACTGATACTGCTTCTGTCTTGACAGAAGCCATTCGCCATATTAGATTCCTTCAAGCTCAAATTCAG GCACTGAGCGGCCCATACATGCGCTATTCCTCTGCAGATACTGCGCAACATTCT GACTCCAATGGTGTCCGGAGAGTAGTCAAGGACTTGAGAAGTAGAGGGCTTTGTTTGGTTCCAATATCTTACACTCAACATGTGGGTAACGACATTAACAGAGTCGATTACTGGGCTCCTCCGCCGGATCTTGGCGGAGGCTTTTGA